A window from Azoarcus sp. DD4 encodes these proteins:
- the adeC gene encoding AdeC/AdeK/OprM family multidrug efflux complex outer membrane factor, whose protein sequence is MPLKTLVIAVAAVLAGACSTLAPDYQRPAAPVAAGWPGEVAQPAAGTPAADEIAWRSFFADQRLRDLIDLALANNRDLRVSALNIEKARAQYQIQRADLFPSIGLSGGQSAQRLPGDLTTTGEPRISRQYSTTVGFSSYELDFFGRVRSLRDQALEQYLATEDARRSAQISLVAEVANAWLTLAADRERLDLARRTYEAQQQSYELTKKSFDFGAVSAIDLRQAQTARDSARADLASYTAQVARDLNALNLVAGTTVPAELQPAQLTDTVSAVGELPAGVPSEVLVRRPDILAAERQLRGANASIGAARAAFFPSITLTAAAGTASATLEGLFKSGSGTWSFAPQINLPIFEAGRLSANLEVAKVQREIAVADYEKSIQSAFREVADALAERATLGDELDARRALVEATAETYKLSEARYRSGVDSYLGLLDAQRTLYSAEQALITVRLSDVANRVALYKVLGGGWQ, encoded by the coding sequence ATGCCGTTGAAAACCCTAGTAATTGCCGTCGCCGCCGTGCTGGCGGGCGCCTGCTCGACGCTCGCGCCGGACTACCAGCGCCCGGCGGCACCGGTGGCGGCCGGCTGGCCGGGCGAGGTCGCCCAGCCAGCCGCCGGCACCCCGGCGGCCGACGAGATCGCCTGGCGCAGCTTTTTTGCCGACCAGCGCTTGCGCGACCTCATCGACCTCGCCTTGGCCAACAACCGCGACCTGCGCGTCTCGGCGCTCAACATCGAGAAGGCGCGCGCGCAGTACCAGATCCAGCGTGCCGACCTGTTCCCGTCCATCGGCCTGTCCGGTGGCCAGAGCGCCCAGCGCCTGCCGGGCGATCTCACCACCACCGGCGAGCCGCGCATTTCGCGCCAGTACAGCACCACGGTGGGCTTCTCCAGCTACGAGCTGGATTTCTTCGGCCGGGTGCGCAGCCTGCGCGACCAGGCGCTGGAGCAATACCTCGCCACCGAGGATGCCCGCCGCAGTGCCCAGATCAGCCTCGTTGCCGAGGTCGCCAATGCCTGGCTGACGCTGGCGGCCGACCGCGAGCGGCTGGATCTCGCCCGCCGCACCTACGAGGCCCAGCAGCAGTCCTACGAGCTCACCAAGAAGAGCTTCGACTTCGGCGCGGTGTCGGCGATCGACCTGCGCCAGGCCCAGACGGCGCGTGACAGCGCCCGGGCCGACCTGGCGAGCTATACCGCGCAGGTCGCGCGCGACCTCAATGCGCTCAACCTGGTGGCCGGCACCACGGTGCCGGCCGAACTGCAACCGGCCCAGCTCACCGACACCGTCAGCGCCGTCGGCGAGCTGCCTGCCGGCGTGCCCTCGGAAGTGCTGGTGCGCCGCCCCGACATCCTCGCCGCCGAACGTCAGCTGCGCGGCGCCAACGCCAGCATCGGCGCGGCGCGTGCGGCCTTCTTCCCCAGCATCACGCTGACGGCCGCCGCCGGCACCGCCAGCGCCACGCTCGAAGGCCTGTTCAAGTCGGGCAGCGGCACCTGGAGCTTCGCGCCGCAGATCAATCTGCCGATCTTCGAGGCCGGGCGGCTCAGCGCCAATCTCGAGGTGGCCAAGGTGCAGCGCGAGATCGCGGTCGCCGACTACGAGAAGTCGATCCAGAGCGCCTTCCGCGAGGTGGCGGATGCGCTCGCCGAGCGCGCCACGCTGGGCGACGAGCTCGACGCCCGGCGCGCGCTGGTGGAGGCCACCGCCGAGACCTACAAGCTGTCGGAGGCGCGTTACCGCAGCGGCGTCGACAGCTACCTCGGCCTGCTCGACGCCCAGCGCACGCTCTACAGCGCCGAACAGGCGCTGATCACGGTGCGCTTGTCCGACGTCGCCAATCGCGTCGCGCTCTACAAGGTGCTCGGCGGCGGCTGGCAGTAA
- the bfr gene encoding bacterioferritin yields MKGKTKVISALNALLVDELAARDQYFIHSRMLAEWGLHHAAERIAHEMEDETQHASDLICRILFLEGTPKMTPAKISVGKDLPEIFAKDLAVEYKVVDNLRAAMALCETEQDYVSRDILLKMLADTEEDHAHWLEQQLRLIGMVGLQNYLQSQMKTGTPGA; encoded by the coding sequence ATGAAGGGAAAAACCAAGGTCATCTCCGCGCTCAACGCGCTGCTGGTCGATGAACTCGCCGCCCGCGACCAATACTTCATCCACAGCCGCATGCTCGCCGAGTGGGGCCTGCACCATGCCGCCGAGCGCATCGCGCACGAGATGGAGGACGAAACCCAGCACGCCTCCGACCTGATCTGCCGCATCCTTTTCCTCGAAGGCACGCCGAAGATGACGCCGGCCAAGATCAGCGTCGGCAAGGATCTACCGGAGATCTTTGCCAAGGATCTGGCGGTCGAATACAAGGTGGTCGACAACCTGCGCGCGGCGATGGCGCTGTGCGAGACCGAGCAGGACTACGTGAGCCGCGACATCCTGCTGAAGATGCTGGCCGACACCGAGGAAGACCACGCCCACTGGCTGGAGCAGCAACTGCGCCTGATCGGGATGGTCGGACTGCAGAACTACCTGCAGTCGCAGATGAAGACGGGTACGCCCGGCGCCTGA
- the dksA gene encoding RNA polymerase-binding protein DksA encodes MTEAELRAAPEDDYMSPRQLAFFRSLLEKEMKTLLDAAHETTTHLQENAATPDPADRASVEEEHTLELRVRDRERKLLKKIEEAIGRIDDGSYGWCEETGEPIGIGRLLARPTATLSLEAQERREKLKKMHGG; translated from the coding sequence ATGACGGAAGCCGAACTGCGTGCGGCTCCGGAAGACGACTACATGTCGCCGCGCCAGCTCGCCTTCTTCCGCAGCCTGCTCGAAAAGGAAATGAAGACCCTGCTCGACGCTGCGCACGAGACCACCACCCACCTCCAGGAAAACGCCGCCACCCCCGATCCGGCCGACCGCGCCAGCGTCGAGGAAGAGCACACCCTGGAACTGCGCGTGCGTGACCGCGAGCGCAAGCTGCTGAAGAAGATCGAGGAAGCGATCGGTCGCATCGACGACGGCAGCTACGGCTGGTGCGAGGAAACCGGCGAGCCGATCGGCATCGGTCGCCTGCTTGCCCGCCCGACTGCAACGCTGAGCCTCGAAGCGCAGGAGCGCCGCGAGAAGCTCAAGAAGATGCATGGCGGCTGA
- a CDS encoding ferredoxin reductase — MLVRAPSPPVHADTIPVRVRSLRDEARDIRSFEFEALSGRTLPAWTPGAHIFVHADGNARAYSLCSLPGETSTYRVAVRHAGAASGSVPARLRALHPGDRLAVSTPQNSFALDDSAERHLLIAGGIGIAPLLSMFRALERGGRSAELHYFARSEEDAAFLAELEGARMRGTLHCHFGLNAAATAARLQGVFATAVPSGHAGLTVYTCGPAGLMAAVTDAATANRLAARHLRQQYFGPGPER, encoded by the coding sequence ATGTTGGTGCGCGCGCCCTCACCCCCAGTTCATGCCGATACCATACCGGTACGCGTCCGCAGCCTGCGTGACGAGGCCCGCGACATCCGCAGCTTCGAGTTTGAGGCGCTCAGCGGCAGGACCCTGCCCGCGTGGACGCCCGGCGCCCACATCTTCGTCCATGCCGATGGCAATGCCCGCGCCTACTCGCTGTGCAGCCTGCCGGGGGAAACCTCGACCTACCGCGTCGCGGTCCGGCACGCCGGCGCAGCGTCGGGCAGCGTGCCGGCGCGGCTGCGTGCGCTGCATCCGGGCGACCGCCTGGCGGTATCCACACCACAGAACAGCTTCGCCCTCGATGACAGCGCCGAACGCCACTTGCTGATCGCGGGCGGCATCGGCATCGCGCCGCTGTTGTCGATGTTCCGCGCACTCGAACGGGGCGGCAGATCCGCCGAACTGCACTACTTTGCCCGCAGCGAGGAAGATGCCGCCTTCCTCGCCGAACTCGAAGGTGCCCGCATGCGCGGCACCCTGCACTGCCACTTCGGCTTGAACGCGGCCGCCACGGCCGCCCGCCTGCAGGGTGTGTTCGCCACTGCGGTGCCGTCGGGGCATGCCGGACTGACCGTATATACCTGCGGACCGGCGGGGCTGATGGCGGCGGTCACCGATGCGGCGACGGCCAACCGGCTGGCCGCACGGCACCTGCGCCAGCAGTACTTCGGCCCCGGACCGGAACGCTGA
- a CDS encoding DUF2868 domain-containing protein gives MPSAFTGPLLARPLSALQVRWLAETVRRQEEAHGTLEDSAALAAALAAPAEFEARVLARAEVLGAREGWRDAILRSSMHVRLLLALAALLALVIGYAAAAGVLGDASRPVNVVWALGGLLGVHLLSLLLWVMGLMLAGAGLGAAAGGGLPGRVGASVLAALDRSPAAAALPTALAGLLAPGRSLRWGLGAINHGLWALALIGASAGALLLFATRRYGFLWETTILPADAFVGVGAALGHLPAALGFPVPDAATVAASGMAGAALDEAGRRAWAGWLLGCLLVYGLIPRLLLAALCALLWWRACAGLRLDLAQPGYAVLQARLLPDSVRLGVSDPAPPLSPRSCGQRGQGGGSGGVALALELGTDLFWPPAFLPAPGDDTDGRLDSREQRGAWLARLRAQTPRRLLIAVDARQTPDRGSLGLIAELAALAGETRVWALRPAGAADRLAQWQAGLDPYGIDLLGDERAARAWLETA, from the coding sequence ATGCCATCTGCATTCACCGGTCCGCTGCTTGCGCGCCCCCTTTCCGCACTGCAGGTACGCTGGCTGGCGGAGACCGTACGGCGCCAGGAGGAAGCCCACGGCACGCTGGAGGACAGCGCGGCCCTGGCGGCGGCGCTGGCAGCGCCAGCCGAGTTCGAGGCCCGCGTGCTAGCGCGCGCCGAGGTTCTCGGCGCACGTGAGGGCTGGCGCGACGCCATCCTGCGCAGCAGCATGCATGTGCGCCTGCTGCTGGCGCTGGCCGCGCTGCTGGCCCTTGTCATCGGTTATGCCGCAGCGGCCGGCGTACTCGGCGACGCCAGCCGGCCGGTGAATGTGGTGTGGGCGCTCGGCGGGCTGCTGGGTGTGCATCTGCTGAGCCTCTTGTTGTGGGTAATGGGGCTGATGCTGGCGGGGGCCGGCCTGGGAGCGGCAGCGGGCGGCGGTTTGCCCGGTCGCGTCGGTGCTAGCGTGCTGGCGGCGCTGGACCGCAGCCCGGCAGCCGCTGCCTTGCCGACGGCGCTGGCCGGCCTGCTGGCACCAGGGCGCAGCCTGCGCTGGGGGTTGGGCGCGATCAACCACGGGCTGTGGGCGCTGGCGCTCATCGGCGCCAGCGCCGGTGCGCTGCTGCTGTTCGCCACCCGGCGCTATGGCTTCTTGTGGGAGACCACCATTCTGCCGGCCGATGCGTTCGTCGGCGTCGGCGCTGCCTTGGGCCATCTTCCGGCGGCACTCGGCTTTCCGGTGCCGGATGCCGCCACGGTGGCGGCCAGCGGCATGGCGGGCGCTGCCCTCGATGAAGCGGGCCGGCGTGCCTGGGCGGGCTGGCTGCTCGGCTGCCTGCTGGTCTATGGCCTGATTCCGCGCCTGCTGCTGGCGGCGCTCTGTGCCTTGCTGTGGTGGCGCGCCTGCGCCGGCCTGCGGCTCGATCTGGCGCAGCCGGGCTACGCCGTGCTGCAGGCACGCCTGCTGCCGGATAGCGTCCGCCTCGGCGTCAGCGATCCGGCGCCGCCGCTGTCGCCGCGCTCATGCGGGCAGCGTGGGCAAGGCGGGGGCAGCGGCGGCGTTGCGCTGGCGCTCGAGCTCGGCACCGACCTGTTCTGGCCGCCTGCCTTCCTGCCGGCGCCGGGGGACGATACGGACGGCCGGCTCGACAGCCGCGAGCAGCGCGGTGCGTGGCTGGCACGATTGCGGGCGCAGACGCCGCGGCGCCTGCTGATCGCCGTCGATGCGCGCCAGACGCCGGATCGCGGCAGCCTGGGCCTGATCGCGGAACTCGCCGCGCTGGCCGGCGAAACACGGGTGTGGGCGCTGCGGCCGGCAGGCGCGGCCGACCGGCTGGCGCAGTGGCAGGCGGGGCTGGATCCCTACGGCATCGACCTGTTGGGCGACGAGCGCGCTGCCCGCGCCTGGCTGGAGACCGCCTGA
- a CDS encoding GTPase/DUF3482 domain-containing protein — protein MAAPLRIAVVGHTNTGKTSLLRTLAHDVDFGEVSDCAGTTRHVEGLRLFADGEALVELFDTPGMEDAIALLERLDGLVAAGERVDGPARVERFLATSDAAGRFEQEAKVLRQLLASDAGLYVIDARDPVLPKHRDELDILAGCARPLLPVLNFVRAADARPQDWRAALARLGLHAVVSFDTVAPEIDGERELFEVLATLLHDGRPALQRLIAARTREAEVRRLAARRLVATMLVELAARRETVAPTEAAMAAATAALRDAVRAREQACVDALLRLYRFRPDDVRSAGLPLGAGRWEADLFNPETLRQLGVKLGTGAAAGAAAGVGVDLLAGGLTLGAAAALGALAGGLWQTVGEYGQRLIAGVRGQRELTVDDAILRLLAVRQRMLLAALEGRGHAAQAPLALEDPEARRWRQGSLPDPLQRARAHPEWATGVGDGAREAAIGTLAEALGQRA, from the coding sequence ATGGCCGCCCCGCTGCGCATCGCCGTGGTCGGCCACACGAATACCGGCAAGACCTCGCTGCTGCGCACGCTGGCGCACGACGTCGACTTCGGCGAGGTGTCCGACTGCGCCGGAACGACGCGCCACGTCGAAGGCCTGCGCCTGTTCGCCGACGGCGAGGCGCTGGTCGAACTGTTCGATACGCCCGGCATGGAGGACGCCATCGCGTTGCTGGAGCGGCTCGACGGCCTGGTGGCGGCGGGCGAACGTGTCGATGGCCCGGCGCGTGTCGAGCGCTTCCTGGCCACGTCCGACGCCGCCGGCCGTTTCGAGCAGGAGGCCAAGGTGCTGCGTCAGCTGCTGGCGAGCGACGCCGGGCTTTATGTCATCGATGCGCGCGATCCGGTACTGCCCAAGCACCGCGACGAACTCGACATCCTCGCCGGCTGTGCCCGTCCCTTGCTGCCCGTGCTCAACTTCGTGCGCGCCGCCGACGCCCGGCCGCAGGACTGGCGTGCTGCGCTCGCCCGCCTCGGCCTGCATGCGGTGGTGAGCTTCGACACCGTGGCCCCGGAAATCGATGGCGAGCGCGAGCTGTTCGAGGTGCTCGCCACCCTGTTGCACGACGGCCGGCCGGCCCTGCAGCGGTTGATCGCGGCGCGCACGCGCGAGGCCGAAGTGCGGCGGCTGGCGGCGCGGCGGCTGGTGGCGACGATGCTGGTCGAGCTTGCCGCGCGGCGCGAGACGGTGGCGCCGACCGAGGCGGCCATGGCAGCGGCCACCGCCGCGCTGCGCGATGCGGTGCGCGCGCGCGAGCAGGCCTGCGTCGACGCGCTCTTGCGCCTCTACCGCTTCCGCCCGGACGACGTGCGCAGCGCGGGGCTGCCGCTCGGTGCCGGCCGCTGGGAGGCCGACCTCTTCAACCCGGAGACCCTGCGCCAGCTGGGCGTGAAGCTTGGCACCGGGGCGGCGGCGGGGGCGGCGGCCGGCGTGGGGGTAGATCTGCTGGCGGGCGGGCTGACCCTGGGCGCGGCGGCGGCGCTCGGTGCGCTGGCCGGCGGCCTGTGGCAGACCGTGGGCGAGTATGGCCAGCGCCTGATCGCCGGCGTGCGCGGGCAGCGCGAACTGACGGTGGACGATGCCATCCTGCGCCTGCTCGCGGTGCGCCAGCGCATGCTGCTGGCGGCGCTGGAGGGGCGCGGGCATGCGGCGCAGGCGCCGCTCGCGCTCGAAGACCCGGAGGCCCGGCGTTGGCGCCAGGGCAGCTTGCCCGACCCGCTGCAGCGTGCACGCGCGCATCCGGAATGGGCGACCGGGGTGGGCGACGGCGCGCGCGAGGCAGCAATCGGAACGCTCGCCGAAGCGCTCGGGCAGCGCGCCTGA
- a CDS encoding trans-aconitate 2-methyltransferase, which yields MSSSFRKRLLDAATAPYRQAGHFAWHFARGKLGRDPIFFSLLRHGLVPDPAQVLDLGCGQGLLSNWITAARRLHADGHWPADWPAPPQLQGYRGIELMQNDVDRATPALPPGAVVEQGDMRHAAFGQANVVFILDCLHYVDTTAQNAVLARVRDTLLPAGRLIMRVGDAGAGLPFHLCSWVDRIVTTVRGHRLGTLYCRPAADWKATLEALGFAVQTMPMDAGTPFANTMLIGSLGGSPARR from the coding sequence ATGAGTTCGTCCTTCCGCAAGCGGCTGCTCGACGCCGCCACCGCCCCCTACCGCCAGGCCGGGCACTTCGCCTGGCATTTCGCCCGCGGCAAGCTCGGCCGCGATCCGATCTTCTTCAGCCTGCTGCGCCACGGCCTGGTGCCCGACCCGGCGCAGGTGCTGGACCTCGGCTGCGGGCAGGGCCTGCTGTCGAACTGGATCACCGCCGCCCGCCGCCTTCATGCCGACGGCCACTGGCCGGCGGACTGGCCGGCGCCACCGCAGCTGCAGGGCTACCGCGGCATCGAGCTGATGCAGAACGACGTCGACCGCGCCACCCCGGCGCTGCCGCCCGGCGCGGTGGTCGAGCAGGGCGACATGCGCCATGCCGCCTTCGGCCAGGCCAACGTGGTCTTCATCCTCGACTGCCTGCACTACGTCGACACCACGGCGCAGAACGCGGTGCTGGCCCGCGTACGGGACACCCTGCTGCCGGCCGGACGGCTGATCATGCGCGTGGGCGACGCCGGCGCCGGCCTGCCCTTCCACCTCTGCAGCTGGGTGGACCGCATCGTCACCACGGTGCGCGGCCACCGCCTCGGCACGCTCTACTGCCGCCCCGCGGCCGACTGGAAGGCGACGCTGGAGGCGCTGGGCTTCGCGGTGCAGACCATGCCCATGGACGCCGGCACGCCCTTCGCCAACACCATGCTGATCGGTTCGCTCGGCGGCAGCCCGGCCCGCCGCTGA
- a CDS encoding polysaccharide deacetylase family protein: MHAAPTSRRWRPTPLILATAPIHLAAVAVLVFAPAQWAWAIAAVALNHAALTLAGLWPRSRLLGPNWTQLPAAAAARGEIAITIDDGPDPAVTPQVLDLLDAAGARATFFCIGERAAAQPALVADILRRGHDVQNHSQLHRKTFSLFGPRRMAQDIAAAQHTFARLTGRAPRFFRAPAGLRNPFLEPVLARHGLTLASWTRRGFDTREGDADTVLARLTRNLAGGDILLLHDGHAAHTRQDRPVILEVLPRLLDAVRAAGLRPVTLTACLE; this comes from the coding sequence ATGCATGCCGCACCCACCTCCCGCCGCTGGCGCCCGACGCCGCTGATCCTTGCGACCGCGCCCATCCACCTGGCGGCGGTGGCGGTGCTCGTGTTCGCACCGGCGCAATGGGCCTGGGCGATCGCCGCGGTGGCGCTGAACCACGCCGCACTCACTTTGGCCGGGCTGTGGCCGCGCAGCCGCCTGCTCGGCCCCAACTGGACGCAGCTGCCAGCCGCCGCCGCCGCACGCGGCGAGATCGCCATCACCATCGACGACGGACCCGATCCGGCGGTGACACCGCAAGTGCTCGACCTGCTCGACGCCGCCGGCGCCCGCGCTACCTTCTTCTGCATCGGCGAACGCGCCGCCGCCCAGCCGGCGCTGGTGGCGGACATCCTGCGCCGCGGCCACGACGTGCAGAACCACTCGCAGTTGCACCGCAAGACCTTCTCGCTGTTCGGCCCGCGCCGCATGGCGCAGGACATCGCCGCCGCGCAGCACACCTTTGCCCGCCTCACCGGCCGCGCGCCGCGCTTCTTCCGCGCGCCGGCCGGCCTGCGCAACCCTTTCCTCGAACCGGTGCTCGCCCGCCATGGCCTGACCCTGGCGAGCTGGACCCGGCGCGGTTTCGACACCCGCGAAGGCGACGCCGACACGGTGCTCGCCCGCCTCACGCGCAATCTCGCCGGCGGCGACATCCTGCTGCTCCACGACGGCCACGCCGCCCATACCCGACAAGACCGGCCGGTGATCCTGGAAGTACTGCCGCGCCTGCTCGACGCCGTCCGTGCCGCCGGACTGCGCCCCGTGACCCTGACTGCCTGCCTAGAATGA
- a CDS encoding MMPL family transporter — MTRRYRLAAFAIWLALVAVLAGIIARSQFTADMSVFLPRNPTPEQRLLVDQLRDGMVSRLILVGISGGDADQRAKVSQSMAGRLHGDTRFASVNNGEAGHLAADQRWLFDNRYLLSPAVTPEHFSVDGLRAALRDTLDLLASPAGMLAKPLVTRDPTGELMTLLQQLDAGSQPARDPAHGVWVTRDGKTALMLALTRATGADIDAQEAAMGALTAAFDAARGSGAEAAALRLEMTGPGVFAVESRATIKREVERIAALGTALVIGFLLLIYRSLPVLLLGMLPVVSGALAGIVAVSLGFGVVHGLTLGFGTTLIGEAVDYAIYLFVQSSNRQDDDAAERSAFWPTIRLGLLTSVAGFVALLASGFPGLAQLGLYSIAGLITAVLVTRFLLPALLPADFRLRDVTPLGRRLAALAAAAGRLRWLVVVLAAASAAVVAAKHDGLWNSELLALSPVPASAQALDMRLRTEMGAPDVRYLVVVDGIDTDATLRAVEALAPRLDALRAEGVIAAWDGPTRYLPSLATQQARRASLPPRAELARRLEAATAGLPLRAERLTPFLDEVDAARERPPLTLQGMTGTSLALAVEAMLIHTGHGVRALLPLRAPEDGSDLIDATRVRAALAATGDGAQPLVLDLKQESDALYAGYLDEAITLSLGGVAAVIVLLLVFLRSPVQVLRVILPLAAAVLVVTAGLALAGKQLILLHLVGMLLIVAVGSNYTLFFIRADGSLPGPRTLASLLFANLTTVCGFGLLAFSDVPVLQAIGITVGPGAVLALVFSAMLGTHGRRHPALAETAA, encoded by the coding sequence ATGACGCGCCGCTACCGTCTGGCCGCCTTCGCCATCTGGCTGGCGCTGGTCGCCGTGCTGGCGGGGATCATCGCGCGCAGCCAGTTCACCGCCGACATGTCGGTCTTCCTGCCGCGCAACCCCACCCCCGAACAGCGTCTGCTGGTCGACCAGTTGCGCGACGGCATGGTGTCGCGCCTCATCCTGGTCGGCATTTCCGGCGGCGACGCGGACCAGCGCGCCAAGGTGTCGCAGTCGATGGCCGGCCGGCTGCACGGCGACACCCGCTTCGCCTCGGTGAACAACGGCGAGGCCGGCCACCTGGCGGCCGACCAGCGCTGGCTGTTCGACAACCGCTATCTGCTCAGCCCGGCAGTGACGCCGGAACACTTCAGCGTCGACGGCCTGCGCGCCGCGCTGCGCGACACCCTCGACCTGCTCGCCTCGCCCGCCGGCATGCTGGCCAAGCCGCTGGTGACGCGCGACCCGACCGGCGAGCTGATGACGCTGCTGCAGCAACTGGATGCCGGCAGCCAGCCGGCGCGCGACCCGGCCCATGGCGTGTGGGTGACGCGCGACGGCAAAACCGCGCTGATGCTGGCGCTCACCCGCGCCACCGGCGCCGACATCGACGCCCAGGAAGCGGCCATGGGCGCGCTCACGGCCGCCTTCGACGCCGCCCGCGGCAGCGGCGCCGAAGCCGCCGCGCTGCGGCTGGAGATGACCGGCCCGGGCGTGTTCGCAGTCGAATCGCGTGCCACGATCAAGCGCGAGGTTGAACGCATCGCCGCGCTCGGCACCGCGCTGGTGATCGGCTTCCTGCTGCTCATCTACCGCTCGCTGCCGGTGCTGCTGCTCGGCATGCTGCCGGTCGTCAGCGGCGCGCTCGCCGGCATCGTCGCGGTCAGCCTGGGATTCGGCGTGGTGCACGGACTCACGCTCGGCTTCGGCACCACGCTGATCGGCGAGGCGGTCGATTACGCCATCTACCTGTTCGTTCAGTCGAGCAACCGCCAGGACGACGATGCCGCGGAGCGCAGCGCCTTCTGGCCGACCATACGGCTGGGCCTGCTGACTTCGGTGGCCGGCTTCGTCGCCCTCCTCGCCTCCGGCTTTCCCGGGCTGGCCCAGCTCGGCCTCTACTCCATCGCCGGCCTGATCACCGCGGTACTGGTCACCCGCTTCCTGCTGCCGGCGCTGTTGCCCGCCGACTTCCGCCTGCGCGACGTCACCCCGCTCGGCCGCCGCCTGGCCGCGCTCGCCGCCGCCGCCGGCCGCCTGCGCTGGCTGGTGGTGGTGCTCGCCGCCGCTTCCGCGGCCGTGGTGGCGGCAAAGCACGACGGCCTGTGGAACAGCGAACTGCTGGCGCTGAGCCCGGTGCCGGCCAGCGCCCAGGCGCTGGACATGCGGCTGCGCACCGAGATGGGCGCGCCCGATGTGCGCTACCTGGTGGTGGTCGACGGTATCGACACCGACGCCACCCTGCGCGCGGTCGAAGCGCTGGCGCCGCGGCTCGACGCGCTGCGGGCCGAAGGCGTGATCGCCGCCTGGGACGGCCCCACCCGCTACCTGCCCAGCCTCGCCACCCAGCAGGCGCGGCGCGCCAGCCTGCCGCCGCGGGCGGAACTCGCCCGCCGCCTGGAAGCCGCCACCGCCGGCCTGCCGCTGCGCGCCGAACGCCTCACGCCCTTCCTCGACGAGGTCGATGCCGCCCGTGAGCGCCCGCCGCTCACCCTGCAAGGCATGACTGGCACCTCGCTGGCGCTGGCGGTCGAAGCCATGCTGATCCACACCGGGCACGGCGTGCGCGCGCTGCTGCCGCTGCGCGCGCCGGAGGACGGCAGCGACCTCATCGACGCCACCCGCGTGCGCGCCGCGCTGGCCGCCACCGGCGACGGCGCGCAGCCGCTCGTCCTCGACCTCAAGCAGGAATCCGACGCGCTCTACGCCGGCTACCTCGACGAAGCAATCACGCTGTCGCTCGGCGGCGTCGCCGCGGTGATCGTGCTGCTGCTGGTCTTCCTGCGCAGCCCGGTACAGGTGCTGCGGGTGATCCTGCCGCTGGCCGCCGCGGTGCTGGTGGTCACCGCCGGACTGGCGCTGGCCGGCAAGCAGCTCATCCTGCTGCACCTGGTCGGCATGCTGCTGATCGTGGCAGTCGGCTCCAACTACACGCTGTTCTTCATCCGTGCCGACGGCAGCCTGCCCGGCCCGCGCACGCTGGCCTCCTTGCTGTTCGCCAACCTCACCACCGTCTGCGGCTTCGGCCTGCTCGCCTTCTCCGACGTGCCGGTGCTGCAGGCGATCGGCATCACCGTCGGCCCCGGCGCGGTGCTGGCGCTGGTGTTCTCCGCCATGCTCGGCACCCACGGCCGGCGCCATCCGGCGCTGGCGGAAACGGCCGCATGA
- a CDS encoding LolA-related protein, whose translation MIRYLLAPLLLALATALSALALPAQATAAWDLGQLMQALAGNGGGRVRFTETRHLALLDAPLVATGELVYVAPARLERHTETPVRETMVLDGDTLSLDREGRSHTLKLRDYPEAAALIESIRATLAGDRKTLERTYALSLSGSATQWALDLLPSDPAVAKVVLRIRVTGNRGMVRGVEIQQADGDRSVMRIEPPAR comes from the coding sequence ATGATCCGCTACCTGCTCGCCCCGCTGCTGCTGGCGCTCGCCACCGCGCTGTCCGCTCTCGCGCTCCCCGCCCAGGCCACCGCCGCCTGGGATCTGGGCCAGCTGATGCAAGCCCTGGCCGGCAACGGCGGCGGCCGCGTGCGCTTCACCGAAACCCGCCACCTCGCCCTGCTGGACGCGCCGCTGGTCGCCACCGGCGAACTGGTCTACGTGGCGCCCGCCCGGCTCGAACGCCACACCGAAACCCCGGTGCGCGAAACCATGGTGCTCGACGGCGACACCCTGAGCCTGGACCGCGAAGGCCGCAGCCACACGCTCAAGCTGCGCGACTACCCGGAAGCGGCCGCGCTGATCGAAAGCATCCGCGCCACGCTGGCCGGCGACCGCAAGACCCTGGAGCGGACCTACGCGCTCAGTCTGTCCGGCAGCGCGACCCAGTGGGCGCTCGACCTGCTGCCGTCCGATCCGGCGGTGGCCAAGGTGGTGCTGCGCATCCGCGTCACCGGCAACCGCGGCATGGTGCGCGGCGTCGAGATCCAGCAGGCCGACGGCGACCGTTCGGTGATGCGCATCGAGCCGCCGGCCCGATGA